One Chaetodon trifascialis isolate fChaTrf1 chromosome 12, fChaTrf1.hap1, whole genome shotgun sequence DNA window includes the following coding sequences:
- the tra2b gene encoding transformer-2 protein homolog beta isoform X1, translating to MSDNGKGYGERESRSASRSVSPRGSGKSASRSPAHSPAHSKEGSRHSHSKSRSRSRSKSGSHSHRGSRRHYSRSRSRSRSYRRRSHSRSYSGERRRRSHSRSPMSNRRRHIGNRANPDPNCCLGVFGLSLYTTERDLREVFSKYGPLSDVSIVYDQQSRRSRGFAFVYFENKDDAKEAKERANGMELDGRRIRVDFSITKRPHTPTPGIYMGRPTYGGGGPSGPRRYSRDYDRGYDRGYDRGGYDRYDDRDYYRSYRRRSPSPYYRGAYRSRSRSRSYSPRRY from the exons ATGAGCGATAACGGCAAAGGTTACGGCGAGCGG GAGTCTCGCTCTGCATCCAGGAGCGTAAGTCCACGGGGCTCCGGGAAGTCTGCGAGCCGTTCCCCGGCTCACTCACCTGCCCATTCAAAAGAAGGCTCCCGCCACTCCCACTCAAAATCTCGGTCTCGGTCCAGGTCGAAATCTGG GTCCCATTCCCATCGTGGCTCACGCAGACATTATAGCCGATCTCGCTCCCGCTCAAGGTCCTATCGTCGGCGATCTCACAGCAGGTCCTACAGTGGAGAGCGCCGGCGCAGGAGCCATAGCCGCTCACCCATGTCCAACCGCCGCAGGCACATAGGCAACCGC GCTAATCCAGATCCAAACTGTTGCCTGGGAGTGTTTGGCCTGAGCTTGTACACCACAGAGAGGGATCTGAGGGAAGTCTTCTCTAAATATGGCCCCCTGTCGGATGTCTCCATCGTGTATGACCAGCAATCAAGGCGCTCCAGAGGCTTTGCTTTCGTTTACTTCGAGAACAAAGATGACGCTAAAGAG GCAAAGGAACGAGCCAACGGCATGGAGCTGGATGGTCGGAGGATCCGAGTGGACTTCTCCATCACAAAAAGAcctcacacccccacccctgGAATCTACATGGGCCGGCCCACATA TGGTGGAGGGGGTCCAAGTGGTCCTCGGCGCTATTCACGTGACTACGACCGCGGATATGATCGCGGATACGACCGAGGTGGCTACGACCGCTATGACGACAGAGACTACTACAGATCATACAG AAGGCGATCTCCTTCACCGTACTACAGAGGGGCTTACAGGTCTCGGTCCAGATCACGGTCTTACTCTCCGC GTCGCTACTGA
- the hce2l1 gene encoding hatching enzyme 1.2: MRSTMILLGILFGLLTQAYALPLKNSTEVHEAKPRLKRKYSDELTERDEMNAMDQILIVNGRLRVPRGLSFREGDIASSYIRSAITCPGNACLWPKSIDGFVYVPYILSPLYDDMDRITIENGMQDISTETCIKFVPRTHEGNFLDIQPRYGCWSFLGQTGGSQTLSLQTPGCMWSGVAAHELMHALGFVHEQSRSDRDHYVSIVWKNILPDQMHNFRKQVTNNLNSPYDYGSVMHYGRYAFSEDGGPTIIPKPDPYIPIGQRDGPSILDLHKINVLYNCGR; the protein is encoded by the exons ATGCGTTCGACCATGATCCTTCTGGGTATCTTGTTTGGCTTGCTGACCCAGGCGTACGCTCTACCTCTTAAG AATTCTACTGAAGTGCACGAGGCGAAGCCGAGGTTGAAAAGGAAATACTCAG aTGAACTCACAGAGCGTGATGAAATGAACGCAATGGATCAAATCCTGATCGTCAACGGCA GGTTGCGAGTCCCCCGAGGACTGTCATTCAGAGAGGGAGATATTGCCAGCTCATATATACGGAGTGCCATAACCTGCCCTGGCAATGCCTGTCTGTGGCCTAAATCCATTGATGGATTTGTTTATGTCCCCTACATCCTCTCTCCGCTATATG ATGACATGGACAGAATCACCATCGAGAATGGGATGCAAGACATTTCCACTGAAACGTGTATTAAGTTTGTTCCACGCACTCATGAAGGCAACTTCCTTGATATTCAGCCCAGATATGG CTGCTGGTCGTTTCTGGGGCAGACTGGAGGAAGCCAGACCCTGTCGCTGCAGACCCCTGGGTGCATGTGGTCAGGAGTGGCTGCCCACGAGTTAATGCACGCCCTTGGCTTTGTGCACGAGCAGTCTCGCTCAGACCGAGACCACTACGTCTCAATCGTATGGAAAAACATCTTGCCAG ACCAAATGCACAACTTCAGGAAACAGGTGACAAACAATCTCAATAGTCCGTATGACTACGGCTCTGTCATGCATTATGGAAG ATATGCCTTCTCTGAAGATGGTGGACCAACAATCATCCCCAAACCTGATCCTTACATTCCCATTGGCCAGAGAGATGGGCCCAGTATTCTAGATCTTCATAAGATAAATGTCCTATATAACTGCGGTAGGTGA
- the tra2b gene encoding transformer-2 protein homolog beta isoform X2 — protein sequence MSDNGKGYGERESRSASRSVSPRGSGKSASRSPAHSPAHSKEGSRHSHSKSRSRSRSKSGSHSHRGSRRHYSRSRSRSRSYRRRSHSRSYSGERRRRSHSRSPMSNRRRHIGNRANPDPNCCLGVFGLSLYTTERDLREVFSKYGPLSDVSIVYDQQSRRSRGFAFVYFENKDDAKEAKERANGMELDGRRIRVDFSITKRPHTPTPGIYMGRPTYGGGGPSGPRRYSRDYDRGYDRGYDRGGYDRYDDRDYYRSYRRSPSPYYRGAYRSRSRSRSYSPRRY from the exons ATGAGCGATAACGGCAAAGGTTACGGCGAGCGG GAGTCTCGCTCTGCATCCAGGAGCGTAAGTCCACGGGGCTCCGGGAAGTCTGCGAGCCGTTCCCCGGCTCACTCACCTGCCCATTCAAAAGAAGGCTCCCGCCACTCCCACTCAAAATCTCGGTCTCGGTCCAGGTCGAAATCTGG GTCCCATTCCCATCGTGGCTCACGCAGACATTATAGCCGATCTCGCTCCCGCTCAAGGTCCTATCGTCGGCGATCTCACAGCAGGTCCTACAGTGGAGAGCGCCGGCGCAGGAGCCATAGCCGCTCACCCATGTCCAACCGCCGCAGGCACATAGGCAACCGC GCTAATCCAGATCCAAACTGTTGCCTGGGAGTGTTTGGCCTGAGCTTGTACACCACAGAGAGGGATCTGAGGGAAGTCTTCTCTAAATATGGCCCCCTGTCGGATGTCTCCATCGTGTATGACCAGCAATCAAGGCGCTCCAGAGGCTTTGCTTTCGTTTACTTCGAGAACAAAGATGACGCTAAAGAG GCAAAGGAACGAGCCAACGGCATGGAGCTGGATGGTCGGAGGATCCGAGTGGACTTCTCCATCACAAAAAGAcctcacacccccacccctgGAATCTACATGGGCCGGCCCACATA TGGTGGAGGGGGTCCAAGTGGTCCTCGGCGCTATTCACGTGACTACGACCGCGGATATGATCGCGGATACGACCGAGGTGGCTACGACCGCTATGACGACAGAGACTACTACAGATCATACAG GCGATCTCCTTCACCGTACTACAGAGGGGCTTACAGGTCTCGGTCCAGATCACGGTCTTACTCTCCGC GTCGCTACTGA
- the hce2l2 gene encoding hatching enzyme 1.2: MERIILLCVVSTCLSAIHAQKFFFSPKWGPIGYKEREEHGDGTAMDEIIKANEFHTSRIIDGTTSLREGDIAVSSGRRSKVCFARSCLWAKSVDGHVYVAYKLSPDYTEMETKLIKKAMENVEKGTCVRFVPRTHQRDYIDIQPKSGCWSYLGARGGRQTVSLQSPDCVRVGVISHEFMHALGFVHEQSRFDRDNYVTVLWSNIWRDRLRNFEKFKTDNLDLPYDYGSIMHFGMYAYSQDGEPTIVPKNSKNIRLGQTMFLSHIDKLKINKLYKCGDVDEY; this comes from the exons ATGGAGCGGATTATCCTCTTGTGCGTGGtttccacctgtctctctgccatACATGCTCAG AAATTTTTCTTCAGTCCAAAATGGGGCCCCATTGGCTATAAAG aaCGTGAAGAGCACGGTGATGGGACAGCAATGGATGAAATCATTAAAGCCAACGAGTTCCATA CTTCCCGAATCATAGACGGCACTACCAgtctgagagagggagacattgCTGTTTCTTCTGGAAGGCGCTCCAAAGTCTGCTTTGCTCGTAGCTGCCTCTGGGCTAAGTCAGTGGATGGACACGTCTATGTTGCATATAAGCTCTCACCTGATTACA CTGAAATGGAGACAAAGCTGATAAAGAAAGCGATGGAAAACGTAGAGAAAGGTACCTGTGTGCGGTTTGTTCCTCGGACCCACCAGCGAGACTACATCGACATCCAGCCAAAGTCTGG GTGTTGGTCCTACCTTGGAGCGCGTGGTGGAAGACAGACTGTGTCTCTCCAGAGCCCTGACTGCGTCCGGGTTGGAGTGATTTCCCATGAGTTCATGCATGCCCTGGGCTTTGTGCACGAGCAGTCCCGCTTCGACCGGGACAACTATGTCACCGTCTTGTGGTCAAACATTTGGAGGG ATCGGTTGAGGAACTTTGAGAAATTCAAGACAGACAATCTGGACCTGCCATACGACTATGGCTCAATCATGCACTTTGGGAT GTACGCCTACTCTCAGGATGGGGAGCCAACCATCGTTCCTAAGAACAGCAAGAACATAAGGCTGGGCCAGACGATGTTTCTGAGCCACATCGACAAGCTGAAAATCAACAAGCTTTATAAGTGTG GTGACGTGGATGAATACTAA